The following are encoded in a window of Solibacillus sp. FSL R7-0668 genomic DNA:
- the pstC gene encoding phosphate ABC transporter permease subunit PstC — MTLKQQERPNVQQLIEQARNRKGKKIIEKCVPVLLFLAATISVLTTFGIVFTLIFETIEFFTRVSITDYLFGKEWLPFSGKEPLYGILPLILGTLKVTGIAILVAVPFGLGAAIYLSEYASERVRKVVKPILEVLAGVPTIVYGFFALTFITPILQVIIPNLKIFNAISPGIVVGVMILPMITSMSEDAMSSVPRSIREGALGLGATKFEVAIKVVLPAALSGIVASVVLGISRAIGETMIVSLAGGSTPKFDFGFTDSIQTMTAYIVQVTTGDAGYGTTIYYSIYAVGFTLFIFTLTMNLLATYISKRFREEY, encoded by the coding sequence ATGACGCTCAAACAACAAGAGCGACCAAATGTTCAGCAGTTAATTGAACAGGCACGCAATCGCAAAGGAAAAAAAATCATTGAGAAATGCGTACCGGTGCTATTATTTTTAGCTGCTACGATTTCGGTATTAACAACATTTGGAATTGTTTTTACACTTATTTTTGAAACAATTGAATTCTTTACGCGTGTATCGATTACCGATTATTTATTTGGTAAGGAGTGGCTACCGTTTTCAGGGAAAGAGCCATTGTACGGGATTTTGCCATTAATATTAGGCACATTAAAAGTGACTGGTATCGCGATTCTTGTGGCAGTGCCATTTGGTTTAGGAGCAGCGATTTATTTAAGTGAATATGCTTCGGAGCGTGTTCGTAAAGTTGTAAAGCCAATTTTAGAGGTGCTTGCAGGGGTACCTACAATTGTCTATGGATTTTTCGCATTAACCTTCATTACTCCGATATTACAAGTCATTATTCCAAATTTAAAAATCTTTAATGCAATTAGTCCGGGAATTGTTGTCGGCGTGATGATTTTACCAATGATTACGTCGATGTCAGAGGATGCCATGAGCTCGGTGCCACGCTCGATTCGTGAAGGCGCACTTGGATTAGGCGCAACGAAATTTGAAGTGGCGATAAAAGTCGTATTACCTGCTGCATTATCCGGAATTGTTGCTTCGGTTGTACTTGGAATTTCTCGTGCAATTGGTGAAACAATGATCGTATCACTAGCGGGTGGATCGACACCGAAATTTGATTTTGGCTTTACCGATTCGATTCAAACAATGACGGCTTATATTGTTCAAGTAACGACAGGTGATGCTGGTTATGGAACGACAATTTATTATTCTATTTACGCAGTAGGCTTTACATTATTCATCTTTACATTAACGATGAATTTACTAGCAACGTATATTTCAAAACGCTTCCGAGAGGAGTATTAA
- a CDS encoding PstS family phosphate ABC transporter substrate-binding protein yields the protein MKKWQYLTSTALLGSALFLAACGDSEDASTTSADKNTEQAESGAAQLTGNVVGDGSSTVAPITEALVEEYAAVQKDVRVAVGVSGTGGGFEKFINGETDFSNASRPIKDTEAEELKNAGVDYTEFELAYDGLSVVVHPDNTWAKNLTVDQLKKIWIEDGTKKKWSDIDPSWPAEEIVYYSPGADSGTYDYFDEVILDGEDIAKDAMLSEDDNVLVQGVTGDVNAIGYFGYAYYLENKDKLQVVSVDGVEPTNETIESGEYSPLSRPLFVYVKNSALKDSEAAYDFMKFSLENAGAMAEVVGYVSLPAEKYEESLKVLEGLK from the coding sequence ATGAAAAAGTGGCAGTACTTAACATCAACAGCATTACTAGGATCGGCATTATTTTTAGCGGCATGTGGAGATAGTGAAGATGCTTCAACAACATCTGCTGATAAAAATACAGAGCAAGCTGAGTCTGGTGCGGCACAATTAACAGGCAATGTAGTAGGTGATGGCTCATCAACAGTAGCACCAATTACAGAAGCATTAGTTGAAGAATATGCAGCGGTACAAAAAGATGTACGTGTAGCAGTTGGTGTATCTGGTACAGGCGGCGGTTTCGAAAAATTCATCAATGGTGAAACAGATTTCTCGAATGCTTCACGTCCAATTAAAGATACAGAAGCAGAAGAATTAAAAAATGCAGGCGTTGACTATACAGAATTCGAATTAGCTTATGATGGATTATCGGTTGTTGTTCACCCAGACAACACATGGGCGAAAAACTTAACAGTAGATCAATTAAAGAAAATTTGGATTGAAGATGGCACGAAGAAAAAATGGTCGGATATTGATCCATCTTGGCCAGCAGAAGAAATTGTTTATTACTCACCAGGTGCAGACTCAGGTACGTATGATTACTTTGATGAAGTAATCTTAGATGGGGAAGATATCGCAAAAGACGCGATGCTTTCAGAAGATGATAATGTGTTAGTACAAGGTGTAACAGGTGATGTCAACGCAATTGGTTACTTTGGTTATGCATACTACTTAGAAAATAAAGATAAATTACAAGTTGTTTCAGTAGACGGTGTTGAGCCAACAAACGAAACAATTGAATCAGGTGAATATTCACCATTATCACGTCCATTATTCGTTTACGTGAAAAACAGTGCCTTAAAAGATAGTGAAGCAGCATATGACTTCATGAAATTCTCTTTAGAAAATGCTGGTGCAATGGCCGAGGTTGTAGGCTATGTAAGCTTACCTGCTGAAAAGTACGAAGAAAGCTTAAAAGTATTAGAAGGCTTAAAGTAA
- a CDS encoding response regulator: MRKKVMQGIVIVGALSNAVILAVMDMPVWLIILMTLIYVAIFEGLLYVLEPRLVRAERERNLQAYSFYRELTAAKKATVTLRDGTIFYNASFEGYANNRDAKTIVLHVHTVKTKKAASTSTKHEVKLMDIKDVKKVQ; the protein is encoded by the coding sequence ATGCGTAAAAAGGTAATGCAAGGCATTGTTATTGTAGGTGCACTAAGTAATGCTGTTATTTTAGCGGTCATGGATATGCCCGTTTGGTTAATCATCTTAATGACGCTTATTTATGTCGCAATTTTCGAAGGACTATTATATGTACTAGAGCCGAGGCTTGTGCGTGCTGAACGCGAGCGTAATCTGCAGGCCTATTCATTTTATAGAGAATTAACCGCTGCAAAAAAGGCAACTGTTACATTACGGGACGGTACGATTTTTTATAATGCTTCATTTGAAGGCTATGCGAATAACCGAGATGCTAAAACGATTGTTCTCCATGTACATACCGTCAAAACAAAAAAGGCGGCATCTACTAGCACAAAACACGAAGTAAAGCTGATGGATATAAAAGACGTAAAAAAGGTTCAGTAA
- a CDS encoding peptidoglycan D,D-transpeptidase FtsI family protein, whose protein sequence is MRKITQNRKPNPKAQQRASLTFRMNVLFFSIFILFSLLIFRLGYIQIVKGEDYVLELERKEEVRVNTSVPRGRIFDRYGRILVDNQPENAITYTKMQTTKSAEMLEIAENLAQLIDQPTDKVTYRDKQDFWILRNNEDAKAKVTEEEMTEYRNQNEEMETKEINQEYDRRIRERITDAELAQLSDFDLEVLAIYREMTTGYNLSPQIIKGENVTDEEFARVSEQLADLPGVNTTTDWKRVRLSPLAILGRTTVPSKGVPKSQLNHYLARDYSRNDRVGESYFEAQYEEILQGEKSVVKNLTNKKGQVVETMTTFDGEPGKDLVTTIDNDLQKKAEEILETQLLELKSRGGSDLLDRGFLVAMNPKTGELLSVVGKKIEKDKETGKPYIVDYSYGTFTTAYEAGSAVKAATVLMGYNEEVIKPGTRMLDAPMRIGNITLNSLFNKTGSVILDDLTALERSSNVYMFKIAMAMGGRTYSPGARFSLEKGTLQTMRNEYAQFGLGVPTGIDLPGEAIGYQADPDTDVKLLNLAIGQFDTYTTMQLAQYISTIANGGYRIQPRMLKEIRNPSPDGENLGQLVDEVTPTILNKIENSEKEIAQVQEGLRRVFNGSNGSARRQFADAKYTAAGKTGTAQVVYYGPQKEKYGTDTINIVNVGYAPFEDPEIAYAVIYPWATTNFSNSNYLAHANVTARELLDAYFELKGNYAEQGLSASKVDKPIIKDSDEKLSEDEAVEKVTE, encoded by the coding sequence TTGCGGAAAATAACGCAAAATCGTAAGCCGAATCCAAAAGCGCAACAGCGTGCTAGCCTAACATTTCGGATGAACGTCCTTTTCTTTTCGATATTTATCCTATTTTCCCTGTTAATTTTTCGTTTAGGCTATATTCAAATTGTTAAGGGAGAAGATTATGTACTTGAATTGGAACGTAAAGAGGAAGTACGGGTCAATACAAGTGTACCGCGCGGACGAATTTTTGACCGCTATGGACGAATTTTAGTAGACAATCAGCCTGAAAATGCGATTACCTACACAAAAATGCAAACGACAAAATCCGCTGAGATGCTAGAAATAGCAGAAAATCTTGCCCAATTAATAGATCAGCCTACTGATAAGGTGACCTATCGTGATAAGCAGGATTTCTGGATTTTACGTAATAATGAAGATGCCAAGGCGAAAGTAACCGAAGAAGAAATGACGGAATACCGCAATCAAAATGAAGAAATGGAAACAAAAGAAATCAATCAAGAATATGATCGCCGTATTCGTGAGCGTATTACCGATGCAGAACTAGCGCAACTATCTGATTTTGATTTAGAAGTGTTAGCGATTTATCGTGAAATGACGACGGGGTACAATTTATCCCCTCAAATTATTAAAGGTGAAAATGTAACAGATGAAGAGTTTGCCCGTGTTTCCGAGCAGCTAGCTGATTTACCAGGTGTGAATACGACAACGGATTGGAAACGTGTTCGCTTATCGCCACTCGCTATTTTAGGACGTACGACAGTCCCAAGTAAAGGGGTTCCTAAATCACAGCTCAATCACTATTTAGCACGTGATTATTCTCGAAATGATCGTGTTGGGGAATCTTATTTTGAGGCACAATACGAAGAAATTTTACAAGGTGAAAAATCGGTTGTTAAAAACTTGACGAACAAAAAGGGCCAAGTTGTCGAGACGATGACAACCTTTGATGGGGAGCCAGGGAAAGATTTAGTAACAACGATTGATAATGATTTACAAAAGAAAGCAGAAGAAATTTTAGAGACCCAGTTATTAGAGTTAAAATCTAGAGGGGGCTCGGATTTATTAGATCGTGGCTTTTTAGTTGCTATGAATCCTAAAACTGGTGAACTGCTTTCCGTAGTCGGCAAGAAAATCGAAAAAGACAAAGAAACAGGCAAGCCATACATTGTCGACTATTCTTATGGAACCTTTACAACAGCTTACGAGGCGGGCTCTGCTGTCAAGGCTGCTACGGTATTGATGGGCTATAATGAAGAGGTAATCAAGCCGGGTACAAGAATGCTCGATGCACCTATGCGTATCGGGAATATTACACTAAACTCATTATTCAACAAAACAGGCAGTGTCATATTAGATGATTTAACGGCATTGGAGCGTTCTTCAAACGTTTATATGTTTAAAATTGCAATGGCAATGGGGGGACGTACCTATTCTCCAGGCGCACGCTTTAGTTTAGAGAAGGGTACCCTGCAAACAATGCGGAATGAATATGCACAATTTGGCTTAGGTGTGCCTACAGGTATTGATTTACCTGGTGAAGCGATTGGTTATCAAGCTGACCCAGATACCGATGTCAAATTACTAAACTTAGCAATTGGTCAGTTCGATACGTATACAACGATGCAATTAGCACAATATATTTCGACGATTGCAAATGGTGGGTATCGTATTCAGCCACGTATGCTAAAAGAAATTCGTAATCCGTCTCCAGATGGTGAAAATCTTGGACAATTAGTAGATGAAGTGACACCAACGATTTTAAATAAAATTGAAAATAGTGAGAAAGAAATTGCACAAGTACAAGAAGGCTTACGCCGCGTTTTCAATGGTTCAAATGGATCGGCACGTAGACAGTTTGCGGATGCCAAATACACAGCGGCTGGTAAAACAGGTACGGCCCAAGTAGTTTATTATGGTCCTCAAAAAGAAAAATATGGGACGGATACAATTAATATTGTTAACGTAGGCTATGCTCCATTTGAAGATCCTGAAATTGCGTATGCCGTAATCTATCCATGGGCAACGACGAATTTTAGTAATAGTAACTATTTAGCACATGCCAATGTAACTGCAAGGGAACTATTAGATGCTTACTTTGAATTGAAGGGCAACTATGCAGAACAAGGCCTTTCTGCTAGCAAAGTAGATAAACCTATTATTAAAGATTCAGATGAAAAATTATCAGAAGATGAAGCAGTAGAAAAAGTTACGGAATAA
- a CDS encoding fluoride efflux transporter FluC yields MNTLAVGFGGALGAMTRYLLSELIPVNTGFPFLTMSINWTGSLLFALLFLILPKKIEWLKLGATTGFLGGFTTFSTFSVEALQLLEQQAYIFALLYIVASSVGSIACCYMAYYFTKKVVN; encoded by the coding sequence TTGAATACTTTAGCCGTTGGATTTGGCGGTGCGCTCGGTGCGATGACACGCTATTTATTGAGTGAGCTTATTCCAGTAAATACGGGCTTTCCCTTTTTGACCATGTCTATAAATTGGACAGGTAGCTTGTTATTCGCCCTATTATTTTTAATCTTACCGAAAAAAATAGAATGGTTAAAGCTAGGGGCAACGACAGGCTTTTTAGGTGGCTTTACGACATTTTCTACTTTTAGCGTGGAAGCACTTCAGCTATTGGAGCAGCAAGCATATATTTTCGCATTACTCTATATTGTCGCAAGTTCAGTTGGTTCGATTGCCTGCTGCTATATGGCCTATTATTTTACTAAAAAGGTTGTGAATTAA